The following are from one region of the Nitrospira defluvii genome:
- the cas2e gene encoding type I-E CRISPR-associated endoribonuclease Cas2e, with protein sequence MLVIVLENAPPRLRGRLAVWLLEIRAGVYVGNYSVKVREHVWSQVEAGIGEGNAVMAWRSNNEAGFDFVTLGTNRRIPVELDGAKLVSFLPESGSAPESSQPSS encoded by the coding sequence ATGCTGGTCATCGTACTTGAGAATGCGCCGCCGCGGTTGCGCGGGCGACTGGCAGTCTGGCTCTTGGAAATCCGGGCAGGGGTGTACGTCGGTAACTATTCGGTTAAGGTGCGGGAGCATGTGTGGAGCCAAGTCGAAGCCGGAATTGGAGAAGGCAATGCTGTCATGGCCTGGCGTAGCAATAACGAAGCGGGATTTGATTTTGTGACGCTTGGCACGAATCGTCGAATTCCAGTGGAGCTGGACGGCGCAAAACTTGTTAGTTTCCTGCCTGAAAGTGGAAGCGCGCCGGAGTCCTCGCAGCCCTCTTCGTAA
- the cas1e gene encoding type I-E CRISPR-associated endonuclease Cas1e encodes MADILPPLKPIPIKERLSVLYIEYGHLDVLDGAFVVVDKNGVRTHIPVGGVVCLMLEPGTRVSHAACALAARVGTLLVWIGEAGVRLYSAGQPGGARADRLLYQAKLALDDELRLKVVRKMYALRFGEEPPQRRSVEQLRGIEGARVREMYKRVAAQAGVQWKARNYDVEDWDQGDIANRCLSAATACLYGVTEAAVLAAGYAPAIGFIHTGKPLSFVYDVADIYKFETVVPLAFRIAAKNPPNAEQQVRLACRDRFRETKLLERIIPGIEEMLAAGEIPRPTPFEEQVLPAIPNQDNIGDAGHRT; translated from the coding sequence ATGGCTGACATTCTGCCGCCGTTGAAACCGATCCCGATTAAAGAGCGTTTGTCCGTGCTCTACATCGAGTACGGCCATCTTGATGTCTTGGATGGGGCGTTTGTCGTCGTCGACAAGAACGGAGTGCGCACACACATTCCCGTCGGCGGGGTGGTGTGCTTGATGCTGGAACCGGGCACGCGGGTCTCTCACGCCGCCTGTGCGCTGGCGGCTCGCGTCGGAACATTGTTGGTATGGATCGGGGAGGCGGGGGTGCGGCTGTATTCGGCAGGCCAGCCCGGCGGTGCGCGGGCAGATCGTCTGCTGTATCAGGCGAAGCTTGCCCTCGACGATGAATTGCGGCTGAAAGTTGTGCGTAAAATGTACGCGCTGCGATTTGGCGAGGAGCCACCCCAACGCCGCTCGGTTGAGCAGTTGCGAGGGATCGAGGGGGCTCGTGTTCGGGAGATGTACAAGCGCGTGGCGGCGCAAGCCGGCGTGCAATGGAAGGCTCGGAACTATGATGTCGAAGATTGGGATCAGGGCGATATCGCAAACCGTTGCCTCTCGGCCGCAACCGCGTGTTTGTACGGCGTCACAGAAGCGGCGGTATTGGCAGCAGGGTATGCTCCAGCAATCGGGTTTATTCACACCGGCAAACCGCTCTCGTTCGTCTATGATGTGGCGGACATCTACAAGTTTGAGACGGTCGTGCCCTTGGCATTCCGGATCGCGGCGAAAAATCCCCCGAATGCTGAACAGCAGGTGCGCTTGGCCTGTCGAGATAGATTCCGTGAAACCAAGTTGTTAGAGCGCATCATCCCGGGCATTGAGGAGATGCTGGCTGCGGGAGAAATTCCTCGCCCTACGCCGTTCGAAGAGCAAGTGCTTCCGGCTATTCCGAATCAGGACAACATCGGCGATGCTGGTCATCGTACTTGA
- the cas6e gene encoding type I-E CRISPR-associated protein Cas6/Cse3/CasE, with the protein MFLHRIYLDPRCREARRDLADPYQLHSTLCRAFSRPEHKCPEGEVLWRLEPEVGSDGYPRLLVQSRTAPDWDGIGVRGWLAQADAPIDLQNRLKLDALRPGQRYRFRLRANPCVSRNGKRLGLLQLVEQEQWIQRKGQAHGFVLPQLPSFVGSEQQEPRLDVAVSQERMLSGMQHHGNRIRIFSVLYDGLLTVIDPDAFVKVLHTGIGHGKALGLGLLSVAPIA; encoded by the coding sequence ATGTTTCTCCATAGAATCTATCTAGACCCACGTTGCCGTGAAGCCCGCCGCGACTTGGCCGATCCGTATCAACTGCATTCCACGCTCTGCCGCGCGTTTAGCCGGCCAGAGCACAAATGTCCTGAAGGCGAAGTGTTGTGGCGACTTGAGCCGGAAGTTGGGTCGGACGGGTATCCACGGTTGCTTGTGCAAAGCCGCACGGCCCCAGACTGGGATGGCATTGGCGTGAGGGGATGGCTTGCACAGGCGGATGCTCCTATTGATCTGCAGAACCGATTGAAGCTTGATGCGCTCAGACCTGGCCAGCGGTATCGGTTTCGGCTCAGAGCCAACCCCTGTGTGAGTCGCAATGGGAAGCGGCTAGGCTTGCTCCAACTCGTCGAACAGGAGCAGTGGATTCAGCGAAAAGGGCAGGCACACGGATTTGTGCTTCCTCAGCTTCCCTCGTTTGTTGGATCAGAACAGCAAGAGCCGCGCCTCGATGTGGCAGTCTCGCAAGAGCGGATGCTAAGCGGTATGCAACATCATGGAAATAGGATTCGGATTTTTTCGGTGTTGTACGACGGCTTGCTGACGGTGATCGATCCGGACGCATTTGTGAAGGTGCTGCATACGGGTATCGGGCATGGCAAAGCATTGGGACTTGGGCTTCTATCGGTGGCGCCGATAGCATGA
- the cas5e gene encoding type I-E CRISPR-associated protein Cas5/CasD: protein MPTLLLRLVGPMQSWGTTSRFDQRDTGKEPSKSGVVGLLAAALGIDRENWIDLEPLTHLTLGVRHDRPGMPKRDYQTAQHIISADRSKIHETAVTTRDYLADAAFLVGVGAENVALLGSLHAALRNPVWPLALGRKSYVPSEAIWMADAMQDMPLREALARYPWIATRRKWEALPEQLLMSLESEDGSGVLRMDQPLSSFAERRFGARFVRSEWIPFPQGGGPCFSIESI from the coding sequence ATGCCCACTCTGTTGCTACGGCTTGTCGGTCCCATGCAGTCATGGGGTACAACCAGTCGTTTTGACCAACGCGATACGGGGAAGGAGCCCAGCAAGTCCGGTGTCGTTGGTCTACTGGCCGCTGCATTGGGGATCGATCGTGAGAATTGGATTGATCTGGAGCCTCTCACGCATTTGACCTTGGGTGTTCGCCATGATAGGCCGGGCATGCCAAAGCGGGATTACCAGACTGCCCAGCACATCATTTCAGCTGACAGGTCTAAGATTCATGAAACGGCTGTAACGACACGAGACTATCTGGCGGACGCAGCTTTTTTAGTCGGAGTGGGAGCTGAGAACGTTGCGTTGCTGGGAAGCCTCCATGCTGCGCTGCGTAATCCTGTCTGGCCTCTGGCTCTTGGCCGGAAATCCTATGTGCCATCCGAAGCTATTTGGATGGCGGACGCAATGCAGGATATGCCGTTGCGCGAAGCATTGGCTCGGTATCCCTGGATTGCCACACGCCGGAAATGGGAAGCGCTACCTGAGCAGCTTCTGATGTCTCTGGAGTCAGAGGATGGTTCGGGCGTGCTTCGAATGGATCAACCATTGTCCTCGTTTGCCGAGCGGCGCTTTGGCGCGCGGTTTGTCCGCTCGGAGTGGATTCCCTTTCCTCAGGGGGGTGGCCCATGTTTCTCCATAGAATCTATCTAG
- the cas7e gene encoding type I-E CRISPR-associated protein Cas7/Cse4/CasC: MKTLIEIHALQNFAPSNLNRDDTGAPKDAWFGGSRRARVSSQCLKRAVRQHFKGLVENGGLASDDLARRTKRILERITEYLVAKGHSEAEADEKTRQALAAVELSIKEDGKSEYLVFLGEREIASVADIIHEKWQSISPNNASPVAGKKAGKAKKQAAQGADPELKKALDKVFNGGKAVDVALFGRMLADMPEKNQHAACQVAHAISTHAVEREFDFYTAVDDLKPEDTAGADMMGTVEFNSACFYRYAVVDWDGLVKNLQEDTDLAEKGLRAFLEGFVVAEPTGKQNTFAAHNQPEFVAVSVRRNTAPSNLANAFETALRVRKEESLTQVSAEKLVDKAKKLRAAYGNAGQTFVLNLTETKLDGFGISVNSLKELLEKSLAAVKE; this comes from the coding sequence ATGAAGACCTTGATCGAAATTCACGCCTTGCAAAACTTTGCCCCATCGAATCTCAACCGCGACGATACCGGCGCTCCCAAAGACGCCTGGTTTGGTGGTAGTCGCCGTGCGCGCGTCTCCAGCCAGTGTCTCAAGCGGGCGGTGCGCCAACACTTCAAGGGATTGGTGGAGAATGGGGGGCTGGCCTCAGATGATTTGGCTCGTCGTACTAAACGTATCCTTGAGCGAATAACCGAATATCTTGTCGCGAAAGGGCACAGTGAAGCTGAGGCTGACGAGAAAACGCGTCAGGCCCTTGCCGCAGTGGAGCTTTCCATTAAGGAGGATGGGAAAAGCGAGTATCTAGTGTTTTTAGGAGAGCGAGAAATCGCCAGCGTTGCCGATATCATCCATGAGAAATGGCAGTCCATTAGCCCAAACAATGCCTCTCCTGTAGCGGGAAAGAAGGCCGGAAAAGCTAAGAAGCAGGCTGCTCAAGGCGCTGATCCTGAACTGAAAAAGGCGCTCGACAAAGTATTTAACGGCGGCAAGGCCGTCGATGTCGCCCTTTTCGGGCGCATGCTTGCCGACATGCCGGAGAAGAATCAGCACGCGGCTTGCCAGGTGGCCCATGCGATTTCGACCCATGCAGTTGAGCGGGAGTTCGACTTCTATACGGCTGTGGACGATTTGAAGCCTGAAGACACGGCTGGCGCAGATATGATGGGCACGGTGGAGTTCAATTCAGCCTGTTTCTATCGGTATGCCGTAGTAGATTGGGACGGGCTGGTGAAGAATCTTCAGGAGGATACCGACCTTGCGGAGAAAGGGTTGAGGGCATTTCTGGAAGGCTTCGTTGTTGCCGAACCGACCGGCAAACAGAATACCTTTGCGGCACACAACCAACCAGAATTCGTGGCGGTGTCCGTTCGTCGTAATACTGCGCCGTCAAACCTTGCTAACGCCTTTGAAACGGCTCTTCGCGTCCGCAAGGAGGAATCGCTTACCCAGGTGTCCGCAGAGAAGCTGGTCGACAAAGCAAAGAAGCTACGCGCAGCCTATGGAAACGCAGGACAAACCTTCGTGTTGAATCTCACGGAGACCAAACTCGATGGCTTTGGGATCTCGGTGAACAGCTTGAAGGAATTACTGGAGAAAAGTCTCGCTGCCGTGAAGGAGTAA
- the casB gene encoding type I-E CRISPR-associated protein Cse2/CasB — protein MRRFIEWLEGLNQKDTKVRAVLRRSLAFDPGAFPPAYPYVEPFVRNESDEWKREMHYLVAGLWAAHWREGHAEVPTTIGKACAAHQAASDSTSTERRFITLLDSSSDELPHRLRQVITLLKDYSIDFEALLTGLVYWNDGQKRTQNGWARDFYRNLQDDTETEAESVTEEEQPA, from the coding sequence ATGAGGAGATTTATTGAATGGCTGGAAGGCCTCAATCAGAAAGATACCAAGGTGAGAGCCGTATTACGGCGTAGCCTTGCGTTTGATCCGGGAGCGTTTCCACCCGCGTATCCCTATGTCGAACCCTTTGTGCGGAATGAGAGCGATGAATGGAAGCGGGAGATGCACTATTTGGTTGCCGGCCTTTGGGCTGCACATTGGCGGGAAGGACATGCAGAAGTTCCGACGACTATTGGAAAGGCCTGTGCCGCTCACCAAGCGGCAAGTGATTCCACCAGCACAGAGCGCCGGTTCATCACATTGCTCGATTCGAGCAGTGATGAGTTGCCCCACCGTCTTCGACAGGTAATTACGCTACTCAAAGATTACTCCATCGATTTTGAGGCGCTGCTGACAGGTCTTGTTTATTGGAACGATGGTCAAAAACGAACCCAGAACGGCTGGGCTCGAGATTTCTACAGAAATCTGCAAGACGACACAGAAACAGAAGCAGAATCCGTTACCGAGGAGGAGCAGCCAGCATGA
- the casA gene encoding type I-E CRISPR-associated protein Cse1/CasA — MSRFNLIDEKWIPVRFLSGSRGELGIQDVLLRAKDIAAIEDPSPLVVAALHRFLLAVLYRALEGPTDIDQAKDLFKSGLPSDKVTAYLAKWRDRFWLFDETRPFGQVPTFEPNIWRSWTVLAAEHNADNAKVLFDHVDVGAPGAISEAAAARWILATQTFSVSCGKSELSHTGTAPSATAAIVLPLGNDLEDTLLFSLIPENREVAAMDLPLWEREPESVKTLKDGVKRPANGFADRYTWRTRAIVLMKNDSGRVDQLGFASGVGDSSKGQIDPMLAYRIDDKNGKLPIQFRDRGLWRDFDSLLPDSSHLGPLVIEHAIAITRLNPKRFPRSMMVLGQANNKAKIEYWRMERFVLPEALGGDRFIRTEIKQLLHEAEDAQRSLWLASRSYARHILGRGEREPDKNDVKKFVTQITANSWYWSTLESNFHEILREYTRERDSGDIRCQWLISVRAVLKQAWEQHRNSVSMGDAWAIRALVKAEWPIRAKLRELDEEILKLTPAMEEA; from the coding sequence ATGAGCCGCTTCAACCTCATTGACGAAAAGTGGATTCCGGTTCGATTCCTTAGTGGGAGCCGAGGCGAACTGGGCATTCAAGATGTCCTGCTGCGGGCCAAGGACATTGCCGCGATCGAAGACCCGTCGCCGTTGGTAGTAGCAGCGTTGCATCGATTTCTGCTCGCGGTGCTGTATCGGGCGCTGGAGGGACCAACGGACATCGACCAAGCTAAAGATTTATTTAAGAGCGGCTTGCCGAGCGACAAGGTCACAGCCTACCTGGCCAAGTGGCGGGATCGATTCTGGCTGTTTGATGAGACACGTCCCTTTGGGCAGGTTCCAACCTTTGAGCCGAACATATGGAGATCCTGGACAGTGCTTGCGGCCGAGCATAATGCCGACAATGCCAAGGTGTTGTTCGATCATGTGGATGTAGGGGCACCTGGCGCCATTTCAGAAGCTGCGGCTGCACGCTGGATTCTGGCCACCCAAACTTTTTCTGTAAGTTGTGGAAAAAGTGAACTTTCACATACTGGCACAGCACCTTCAGCTACGGCTGCAATAGTTCTACCGCTCGGAAATGATCTTGAGGATACCCTTCTGTTTTCTCTCATCCCCGAGAACCGAGAAGTTGCCGCTATGGATCTTCCTTTGTGGGAGAGAGAGCCTGAATCAGTGAAGACGTTGAAGGATGGAGTAAAGCGCCCTGCAAATGGTTTTGCCGACCGGTATACCTGGCGAACTCGAGCTATTGTCTTGATGAAGAATGATTCGGGTAGGGTCGATCAGCTTGGTTTTGCCTCTGGGGTTGGAGATTCTTCTAAGGGCCAGATAGATCCTATGCTGGCTTACAGGATTGATGACAAGAATGGAAAGTTGCCAATCCAATTTCGAGACCGGGGTCTATGGCGGGATTTTGATTCGTTGCTGCCTGACTCGTCGCATCTAGGTCCGCTAGTTATAGAACATGCTATTGCGATAACTCGACTCAACCCGAAACGTTTCCCGCGATCCATGATGGTTCTCGGCCAGGCGAACAACAAGGCAAAGATCGAGTACTGGCGCATGGAGCGGTTTGTATTACCTGAAGCGTTAGGTGGAGACCGATTCATCCGAACGGAAATCAAGCAGCTCCTTCATGAAGCAGAAGATGCACAAAGATCTCTCTGGTTAGCCTCTCGATCCTACGCGCGACATATTCTAGGTCGAGGGGAGCGAGAACCAGACAAGAACGACGTCAAGAAATTCGTAACGCAGATCACAGCAAATTCCTGGTACTGGTCCACTCTTGAATCGAATTTTCACGAGATCCTACGCGAATACACTCGGGAGCGAGACTCCGGGGACATCCGTTGCCAGTGGCTCATCTCAGTCCGGGCTGTCCTTAAACAGGCATGGGAACAGCATCGCAATTCGGTTTCAATGGGCGATGCCTGGGCTATCCGGGCGCTGGTAAAGGCCGAATGGCCGATACGAGCCAAGCTACGAGAACTCGATGAGGAAATCCTCAAACTTACACCGGCGATGGAGGAAGCATGA